Sequence from the Cucumis sativus cultivar 9930 chromosome 1, Cucumber_9930_V3, whole genome shotgun sequence genome:
tggttttgtttttaataggCAGAGACACGATGAGAGGCTAAGAAGAGGTGGAGAGCAGAAGTCTGTGGTAATTCTGTCTCATAGTCCTTATTCTACTGTCTTTAAACCTCTGTTGCAAATCATGGGTCCATTATATTTTGACATCGGGAGGAGGGCTCTTGAGCATATTGCTGCTTATGTTTCGATGTGGCCTGCTCCAGTGCCCGGTAAACAAATGGAGCTTCCTATTGGAAATGCCATGCTTAAAGCACACTTGCCACCTGTTCATAGTCTGGTAATGGATGGTGAGACATTTTCCGAAGAGTCTACATCCTCTATGGCTCCTTTTCTTCCCAATAATCAGTCAGTTCCTCAGGGTCTTTTCCATGATTCTGATCTCTTTGGTACATTCCGGGGTCTTCTTTTGCAGCTCTGGCTGTTGTGGGAGTTGCAGCTTATTGGTGAACCCATCCTTATCATTGCACCAACGCCTCCCCAGTGTTGTGAAGCTGTTGCTGGTCTTGTTAGCTTGGTTGCTCCTCTTCTTTGTAGTGTTGATTTCAGACCTTATTTCACCATTCATGACCCTGAGTTTTCACGTTTAAACGCACTTCAAGATGGAGCTACTTTCCCACCAATGGTTTTAGGGGTGACGaatctttttttccttaaagCTCTTCGTAATATTCCTCATATTGTCTCAGTTGGAAACCCTGCTGTTAATCGGCTTGCCCAGACATCCAGGTCCTCTTCAGGTAGTGTTCCTGGCGCACCTGAAGGGTTTGGATTTCGACAACTATCCCTGAAAAAATTCTCCCCGTCAAACTTGCTCAATGCTGTCAAGTTGAGGAGAGATGGTCCGCTATGCCTCATGACGGAACATAAGGAAGCCATCTGGAGCACATACCCTGCAGCAATGAAGCCAGACACATCGATCTTGAATCGGCTTATTGATGCTGGCTTATCACCAAGGGTTGAGGAGTCTATGTCTGTTGTCAACAATGAGATACTGCGTCGGCATTTCCTGGAACTTACTACCAACTTTTTGGCTCCTTTTGGGCCGTACTTCCGAACCACCACTCCTTCAGAAGGATGTTCACCATTTGATGAGCCTTCTCGTCCCCAATTTAGTGCTGATGAATTTCTTGCCAATCTATCAACGAGAGGTCCAGGAAAATTTTTGGCTAAGCGAATGAGATCTAACTGGCTGGATTTGTACAGGTATTGGGGGTGTTCCATTCACTAgctattgtatttttttctttttcataggAAGTATTCATCACCCTTTAAGAACagttttattgaattttgttttgttcataTCAATGGACTTGTTAAACTATTCCATCTAGGCGGTTTCTCAAAGGACCAAACTTCATGCCTTGGTTTCAAAGGAGGTGTGCTGTTGCAGAACAAGAACAGCATAGACTATGGAGGCAAGCAAGAATGAATTCTGATATACCACGGCTTATGTCTAAAATGCCTGAATTGGAAGttgttgatttatttaatGCGATTGAAAGACATCTTCTAAGAGAAATGGAGGTATTTTTCCCAACGGTCCTTTTGCtactattttaattacaaataaattttgattagtttccaattttagttttttagttctgttggaagtttcttttttccttctaataCGTTTTTTGAAAGGTATCTGAATGCTTTTGAGTAGGCTAGGtccttttactttattttattttatttattttagtgtgTGGGTTTCTGATCCCTctgaatattattattacactGCGTGATgttttaaatgtgattttaaagaatattttaggCTTGATGATCATAGATGGCAGTGAAGGCAGACATTGTTGATGTTATTGAATAATTGGTAGGAATTGGATTTAGCCTTATTGAAAACCATATTCATAAGAAGCATGTTTAGtaatgaagaataaaaattatagaagGTTGGAATCTCAGGCCAGGGGAACCGTTGTAAACCATTCCgcttatcaaaataaaaaagggatAATATTAGAAAAACCTCACCATGTCTCTCTTCTAGTCCTATTCTTAGGctaacaaaaacaaatccaTGGGTCACGAACATAGCCATGTGGCATGTCTACGAGGAGGAATCGAACAAAATTCCTTTAGTCCAAGTTGACAATAAATCTCTTGCCGTCTTTAAACCGTCACCCTGGAAGCAACTCTGGAAACTATCCTCAATATACTTGGGAGGACAccaaactaattcaaaatgttGACAAATGAAATTTCTACCATTCGAAGCAAACAGACAAAAAATGGGCGAATGGTTGAGCAACCTTTCGTTCGTTTCAACTTATAGAATTAACTTGAGGAGCAATAATCCAGAGCAGTAGTTGGTTCTCTGATCACAAAGgcttatgaaaaataaaattaaagaaccaTGGTGTTCTGAAAAAATTCTATCCCTTTTCTTATATGCATGTACATTGGAGTAAAATCAGATATTAGCATGGAAGGGAAGATAGTGGATGGAAGAAGAATGTTtgctgtttcttttttcttactcTTGTTTCCccctccttttcttttatcttctttctttactaGTCTCTTCCCAGCCCTTCTTTTATATgatcttttttaagtttgcAAAACCCACGAGTGGTATGGGGTTTGTTTCATGATCTACCTTAATTTGTGTATGTATTCTATCCTGCACTTAGTGAACAGACTGGCACTGTTAGACTTCTGTATGGACGTAAAATCTTTCAATTCCTATATTTGGGTAAAATAGTAAACCTAATTGTGAACTCCTCATCATGTGCATTATGAAGATATCTGGTTTAAGCACCAGATAACAGCTTTTAAGTATGTTAGATACTCAAACACAGAAAACTCAAAGAAAGCAAATGAAACACTAAACAACGGTATATTGCAATGTCAAGAGAAGTTGCAATGTACCTAATATACCAATAGCCGTTCAAGAGGGTTCTCTCTCTCAAGGTTCCTCAATGGACAATCCCCTCACCAAAATGATCTCCCACCCCTAAGGTCCCAAACTCCCCTTATTTATATCAAGTCCACATTCCCCTACTGCTATTCTACTAGTATTACCCTCCCATTAGTTATCTCCAGAATAATGGTGAACTTTCActgtttattgatttttatatgACAAACTTATAGACTAAGATGCAGTATAGCAAGACAGCTATGCTGCTCAAATATGTTGATTGTggtttatgatatatattcaaaatgcTGTTATTTCAGTTATGCTACTTTCATCAAGAATATGtaagaaataaagagaaaatatgaAGTGATcacaaaaaattgaaggaaatTGTA
This genomic interval carries:
- the LOC101216067 gene encoding protein DENND6B, which codes for MSRSPSFSVKSEVNVKLDPESLQKWVVAFCIIRFDLEQGQLIEECYPPDCLTQDEELEVAFSSFPDSISQHQNRSSIHDCIFFFRLRRKGVSQPRNISSEITEVDELSQNTNDSKLPRSKSSLGTKPKYMYGFVFNRQRHDERLRRGGEQKSVVILSHSPYSTVFKPLLQIMGPLYFDIGRRALEHIAAYVSMWPAPVPGKQMELPIGNAMLKAHLPPVHSLVMDGETFSEESTSSMAPFLPNNQSVPQGLFHDSDLFGTFRGLLLQLWLLWELQLIGEPILIIAPTPPQCCEAVAGLVSLVAPLLCSVDFRPYFTIHDPEFSRLNALQDGATFPPMVLGVTNLFFLKALRNIPHIVSVGNPAVNRLAQTSRSSSGSVPGAPEGFGFRQLSLKKFSPSNLLNAVKLRRDGPLCLMTEHKEAIWSTYPAAMKPDTSILNRLIDAGLSPRVEESMSVVNNEILRRHFLELTTNFLAPFGPYFRTTTPSEGCSPFDEPSRPQFSADEFLANLSTRGPGKFLAKRMRSNWLDLYRRFLKGPNFMPWFQRRCAVAEQEQHRLWRQARMNSDIPRLMSKMPELEVVDLFNAIERHLLREMELQESRRAYVDSVATCQKLKGDLLTVFNVLPKDMQQLLLLNPQRASLLRGSPEPAKLPGRPLVQVGVVSPR